The following are encoded together in the Vespa velutina chromosome 3, iVesVel2.1, whole genome shotgun sequence genome:
- the LOC124947589 gene encoding uncharacterized protein LOC124947589 codes for MVVPMKWLKGSVLRSSEQPFRKQSTQEEVKGQRSFKKLFLPSWFLRKSNNSKLNKKFESGQNHSPIWQTSDSYKYFNFKISPKDIKTKAKFKETSEDNSRIYDIVEETEDFIENTKKEITSKPSSNSNEEFNTEIPVVKIENVSITYPRISPCRKLQNLNIVFTSPLEKEPLKLSEELLQKTDPLKTPEYFSMKKPNFYQNNNQKQCCSEAILPDKVTLKNDPPIVSMPPRRRKTFKPRILTTPGGSKTAIFSSTLNNEESLCTSKPSSIMSTYAPNNYIDYQRQQLIELNIKEKKLLALKNLISKKQELLYRLKEFRQFPVRSPTKDLNNFSKDSSSEESDTDDLSNNFFNSTRKSIEMEKIVQNKTRHTSIGLVRNLVNKFDCEKTKSMEKETYKKKSNLDHTFVKMAANALENGDMWQAQQILNERGTSTEEDITIEYSSDYINSTASRFSNKNFNCNDVMTKLSSNSKTYFPNDKIFTFPDSVYPKNMKRRVQWIYVPSNVSCPFLYEKTYKKSRYSTAKFYPIDEFYITNTKYRE; via the exons ATGGTTGTGCCAATGAAGTGGTTAAAGGGAAGTGTATTACGATCTTCGGAACAACCG tttCGAAAACAATCTACCCAGGAAGAAGTAAAAGGGCAAAGATCTTTTAAAAAGCTATTCTTGCCGTCTTGGTTTTTacgtaaaagtaataattccaagttaaataaaaaattcgaatcAGGACAAAATCATTCACCAATCTGGCAAACTTCtgattcttataaatatttca ATTTTAAGATTTCTCCAAaggatataaaaacaaaagcaaaatttAAGGAAACCTCCGAAGATAATTCTAGAATATATGATATAGTCGAGGAAACGGAAGATTTTATAGAAAACACTAAGAAGGAAATCACATCAAAACCCTCGTCTAATAGTAACGAAGAATTTAATACGGAAATTCCAGTGGTAAAAATTGAGAACGTCAGTATAACATATCCAAGAATATCGCCATGTAGAAAACTTCAGAATCTCAACATTGTGTTTACGTCTCCGTTAGAAAAAGAACCTTTAAAATTATCAGAAGAGTTGCTACAGAAAACTGATCCTTTAAAGACACCTGAATATTTCTCGATGAAAAAGCCAAATTtctatcaaaataataatcagaaGCAATGCTGCAGTGAAGCCATTTTACCTGACAAAGTTACGTTGAAAAATGATCCTCCGATCGTTTCGATGCCACCGCGGAGAAGGAAAACTTTCAAGCCACGTATTTTGACAACGCCTGGTGGCTCAAAGACAGCCATTTTCTCATCAACTTTGAACAATGAAGAATCTTTGTGTACCAGCAAACCATCATCGATAATGTCGACATACGCtccaaataattatatagattatcAGAGACAACAACTTATCGaattaaacattaaagaaaaaaaattactggCTTTAAAAAATCTGATTTCAAAGAAACAAGAACTTCTATATCGTTTGAAAGAATTTAGACAATTTCCAGTACGTTCACCGACAAAGGATTTGAACAATTTTTCCAAGGACAGTTCTTCCGAAGAATCGGATACGGACGACTTgtcgaacaatttttttaattcaacaaGAAAATCTATAGAAATGGAGAAGATCGTACAAAATAAAACTCGTCATACTTCGATAGGTTTAGTTCGAAATTTAGTTAATAAGTTTGATTGTGAAAAGACAAAATCTATGGAGAAGGAAACGTACAAGAAGAAATCCAATTTGGACCATACGTTCGTCAAAATGGCAGCCAACGCATTGGAGAACGGAGATATGTGGCAGGCGCAACAGATTTTGAACGAAAGAGGAACAAGCACGGAAGAAGACATTACAATCGAATATTCCAGCGATTATATCAATTCTACTGCGTCACGTTTttcgaacaaaaattttaattgtaatgaTGTAATGACTAAGTTATCGTCAAATTCGAAAACATATTTTCCAAAtgacaaaatatttactttcccCGATAGTGTTTATccaaaaaatatgaaacgtAGAGTCCAATGGATATATGTACCTTCGAACGTTTCTTGTCCTTTTTTATACGAGAAAACATATAAGAAAAGTCGCTATTCCACAGCGAAATTTTATCCCAttgatgaattttatattactaataCTAAATACAGGGAATAG
- the LOC124947508 gene encoding probable cytochrome P450 301a1, mitochondrial — MEAQLSARISRLLRSSTSMCKRCKQDILSRMLCTKTCTNVDVEYNVKPYNKIPGPKSVPILGNTWRMLPLIGQYEISNTAKISKLFYEEYGKIVRLSDLVGRPDLLFVYDADEIEKIYRQEEPTPFRPSMPCLVHYKSVIRKDFFEDIGGVVGVHGESWKKFRTRVQKPVLQPQIVRKYITPIEIVTSDFIKRIEDIQQKNGELPGDFDNEIHKWALECIGLVALDVRLGCLGGSLIPDSEPQKIIDAAKFALRNVAVLELKAPFWRYIPTPLWTRYVRNMNYFIEICMKYIDAATERLKNKKSTNEEDLSLVERILATETNPKVAYILALDLILVGIDTISMAVCSILYQLATRQEEQEKVYQELLKILPDPNTPLTTSHLDQAVYTKAFIREVFRMYSTVIGNGRTLQNDTTICGYKVPKGVQVVFPTVVTGNMKEYVNDADTFKPSRWLKATLDQKLHPFASLPYGYGARMCLGRRFADLEMQVLLAKLIRSYKLEYHHQPLKYKVTFMYAPDGELRFKCIKR, encoded by the exons ATGGAGGCTCAATTAAGTGCAAg AATCAGCCGACTTTTACGGTCGAGCACTTCTATGTGCAAGAGATGCAAGCAAGATATACTTTCACGAATGTTATGCACTAAAACG tgTACTAATGTGGACGtagaatataatgtaaaaccttataataaaataccaGGACCAAAATCAGTTCCAATATTAGGTAATACTTGGAGAATGCTGCCACTGATTGGGCAATATGAAATTTCGAATACAGCAAAAATAAGCAAACTATTTTATGAAGAATACGGAAAGATTGTTCGTTTGAGCGATTTGGTAGGTCGACCagatttactttttgtttatgATGCTGATGAAATCGAAAAGATTTATCGTCAAGAAGAACCGACACCTTTTAGACCTTCAATGCCTTGTTTGGTTCATTACAAAAGTGTTATTCGTAAGGATTTCTTTGAAGATATTGGCGGTGTTGTTGGAGt GCATGGTGAATCATGGAAAAAATTTCGCACGCGCGTTCAGAAACCGGTTCTACAGCCACAAATCGTAAGAAAGTACATAACACCGATTGAAATTGTCACAAGTGATTTCATAAAGAg GATAGAAGACATTCaacaaaaaaatggagaattaCCGGGAGACTTTGATAACGAAATACACAAATGGGCATTGGAGT GTATTGGACTCGTCGCCTTGGACGTACGATTAGGATGTTTAGGTGGATCCCTTATACCAGATTCTGAACCACAAAAGATAATCGATGCCGCTAAATTTGCTTTGAGAAACGTAGCTGTCCTTGAGCTGAAAGCTCCTTTCTGGAGATATATACCAACTCCTCTTTGGACTCGATACGTTCGTAACATGAATTACTTTATTGA AATATGTATGAAATACATTGATGCTGCGACTGAAagacttaaaaataaaaagtctaCAAACGAAGAAGATCTTTCTTTGGTAGAGAGAATTTTAGCCACCGAAACTAATCCTAAAGTAGCTTATATTCTTGCTTTGGATTTAATTTTAGTTGGAATTGATACg ATATCAATGGCAGTATGTTCAATACTGTATCAACTCGCGACAAGACAggaagaacaagagaaagttTACCAAGAATTACTTAAAATTCTACCTGATCCAAATACTCCTCTCACTACATCACATCTCGATCAAGCAGTCTACACAAAGGCTTTCATTCGAGAAGTTTTCAG GATGTATTCTACTGTTATCGGCAACGGTAGAACATTACAAAATGATACCACAATATGCGGTTACAAAGTACCGAAAGGA GTTCAAGTTGTATTTCCTACAGTCGTAACtggaaatatgaaagaatatgTAAATGATGCAGATACATTTAAACCATCGAGATGGCTTAAAGCTACTCTCGATCAAAAGCTTCATCCGTTTGCATCACTACCGTACGGATACGGTGCACGCATGTGCCTTGGTAGAAGATTCGCTGATCTTGAAATGCAAGTTCTCCTTGCAAAA CTTATACGATCATACAAGTTGGAATATCATCATCAACCATTGAAATATAAAGTTACATTCATGTATGCACCAGATGGAGAACTCAGATTTAAATgcattaaaagataa